CCGCCACGCCGCGACGACGAGCGGCGAGCTGCGCCGGTAGGGTTCCCCGTGCCCAAAGAAGCGCCGCGCAGCCTCTTCACCGAATTCAGCACCGACGCGCCCTACGTGACCGAGGCGCGGCGGCTTCTCCAGTCGCTGATGCGCCAGCACCGCGGGCCCGCCTGCCGCGTCTACATGGTCTCCAGCGCGGGCCGCGGCGAGGGGAAGAGCACGATCTGCGGGCTGCTCGGCATCGTTGCGGCGCGGATCTTCCACCGGCACACGCTCATCATCGACGCCGACATGCGGCGGCCCACGATGCACCAGCTCCTGGACCTCTCGCAGAAGCCGGGTCTCTACGAGATCCTGCACGGCACGGCCAGCCTGGACCTGGCGCGCCGGCCGACGACGCTACCGCTCCTGCACGCGATCCCCAGCGGGAAGCCGGGGTCGCACGTGAGCGATTCCTACGACGACGAGGGCTTCGAGAAGCTCCTGCAGTCGGTGCGCCCCAGCTACGACCTGATCTTCATCGACGCGGCGCCGATCGTGCCGGTCGTGGAGCCGATCATGATGGCGGAGCACGTGGACGGGATCCTGCTGGTCGCCATGGCCGGCCGCACCCCGATCACGATGATCCGCCGCATGCGCGGCATCCTGACGCCCGTCGCGAGCAAGGTGGCCGGCGCGATCGTGAACAACGCCACGGAAGGGCTGCCGTACTATTACGACTACAGCTACTACGGATACAAACCGCTCCTGTCCCGGCGCGATCGGAATAAGGTGGGGGGTCCGACCGCTCCGAGCGCCGATGTCCAAGCGAACGGCGATGGAGCCGCAACACCCCACGCGGCGTCCTCCCCCGCGCCACCGGCGCACGCCGCGAAACCCAAGCCCAAGGAGTAACTCTCATGTCGCCCCGCAAGCGGTCCGGAACGGCCGCATCGCGTCTTTCCGCTCGCCTGGAGAACCGCAGCGCACGCATCGGCGTCATCGGACTGGGCTATGTCGGCCTGCCGCTGGCCGTGGAATT
The window above is part of the Candidatus Binatia bacterium genome. Proteins encoded here:
- a CDS encoding CpsD/CapB family tyrosine-protein kinase, with amino-acid sequence MPKEAPRSLFTEFSTDAPYVTEARRLLQSLMRQHRGPACRVYMVSSAGRGEGKSTICGLLGIVAARIFHRHTLIIDADMRRPTMHQLLDLSQKPGLYEILHGTASLDLARRPTTLPLLHAIPSGKPGSHVSDSYDDEGFEKLLQSVRPSYDLIFIDAAPIVPVVEPIMMAEHVDGILLVAMAGRTPITMIRRMRGILTPVASKVAGAIVNNATEGLPYYYDYSYYGYKPLLSRRDRNKVGGPTAPSADVQANGDGAATPHAASSPAPPAHAAKPKPKE